In the Oncorhynchus nerka isolate Pitt River linkage group LG2, Oner_Uvic_2.0, whole genome shotgun sequence genome, one interval contains:
- the eef1b2 gene encoding elongation factor 1-beta has product MGFGDLKTPGGLKVLNDFLADKSYIEGWVPSQADVAVFDAIPSAPSTVQCHALRWYNHIKSFQNQKGSLPGVKKPLGQYGPSGVEDNTAADSKDDDDDMDLFGSDDEEDAEAERLKEERIAAYAAKKSKKPTLIAKSSILLDVKPWDDETDMAKLEECVRSISMDGLLWGQSKLVPVGYGIKKLQIGCVVEDDKVGTDQLEEQITAFEDYVQSMDVAAFNKI; this is encoded by the exons ATGGGCTTTGGCGACTTGAAAACCCCTGGCGGCCTCAAGGTCCTCAACGACTTTTTAGCCGACAAGAGCTACATCGAGGG GTGGGTGCCCTCCCAGGCCGACGTGGCTGTGTTCGATGCAATCCCCTCAGCCCCCTCAACAGTCCAGTGCCATGCTCTTCGCTGGTACAACCACATCAAGTCATTCCAGAACCAGAAGGGCAG TTTGCCAGGAGTAAAGAAGCCCCTGGGCCAGTATGGTCCTTCTGGGGTGGAGGACAACACAGCTGCAGACTCAAAGGATGACGACGATGACATGGACCTGTTTGGCTCTGACGACGAG GAGGACGCAGAGGCAGAAaggctgaaggaggagagaatcgCAGCTTACGCCGCCAAGAAGTCAAAGA AGCCCACACTCATCGCCAAGTCATCGATCCTGCTTGATGTGAAACCGTGGGATGATGAGACGGACATGGCCAAGCTGGAGGAGTGTGTTCGCAGCATCTCAATGGACGGCCTGCTTTGGGGACAGT CCAAGCTGGTACCAGTGGGCTATGGCATCAAGAAGCTGCAGATCGGGTGTGTGGTAGAGGACGACAAGGTGGGAACAGACCAGCTGGAGGAACAGATTACAGCCTTTGAGGACTACGTCCAGTCTATGGATGTAGCTGCCTTCAACAAGATCTAA
- the zdbf2 gene encoding DBF4-type zinc finger-containing protein 2 codes for MPADEQSAPSAQDAEQGQTHPQKEMDTVSRGEREEEQPGPSRVPPPRQGYCSCCQILYNNVEQHILSPRHREVVHSTRTYVPSGSLMERFLSDVIQHHPHRYNDPRPTHADLPSLSSPLVPREELLDLCASNDDGASFGTREHMPSSDDSSCQLVYVQEADVASETRTSQPEEGRGGNVGSERLTPTAPDQDIRPSSEEGTHSHTPSPDHLPTHPTRPCSQKQTPPLHRKAHRKTNRRRERGSNSSSSIHPPCSPASPRLCATPMDQITQETPENQPPYRPRDRTPDPKPRTVNTGWAAWAGVPPWRRRETQKEQAFSSDHSDPEGDTIEEVIQRHCYGRSPTQHHQRDHNTWTGGERGEPRGDTDSFHLSLPGSLGVGSGSDEDWDTPVQVAIGRGQERRKDIPVVVGLRQGGGEQEGRALACLMEVQVNMEDQMYTSQLDSALNPETRTAGEAGMGETEGEMERTVEEILPALPHIPVSFLGKTWTQVLLEDEQKVENMVREFRQGRFICYFKSESLARHGKRSSRDMERGQKEGLEDGGWVPLGDHDNEDDDPECHRRGREVFRRRKVSRSYRLASRCQVVKVSHGTQTTAAIIPTIRQRTLDQTGTSPDILTLPCQDPGVDQEKTPEMKTRLCSLRLPVSYSRIMTPLQPKTTLIYVLSSPETPPFDPKPRLRPIARGNRGRKRSCDWCEGDVGAKVKYKRVPLRYYDPATHRILKTPPKGLNLTPSSSGLPRPPQSHVVRQLFRSLSPDINTERQGGEGGRDGSGGRRRGRSGDSVASGSFLEAGGSFGAEGQGSSEAGSSVTTPFSRSSLSNSSRFLLSTLSPDTNSNPEVTRQRRRRGGERKLKTDRPLTPEKDHSPPYRPWTRGGRGERQPARRSSKRGRPPQISPPPKPPPPQDLSPTVRSRKGSSRRVAESKKLPRPKSPARGVTSTPLKQAIRTPSRRSSPRHTPAPLPTRTLRRSVRR; via the exons ATGCCTGCTGACGAGCAGTCTGCCCCCTCTGCTCAAG ATGCAGAGCAGGGTCAGACACATCCACagaaggagatggacactgtTAGCAG gggggagagggaggaggagcagcccGGGCCGTCCAGAGTTCCTCCCCCCAGACAGGGCTACTGCAGCTGCTGCCAGATACTCTACAACAACGTGGAGCAGCACATCCTAAGCCCCAGACACAGGGAGGTGGTTCATAGCACTCGCACCTACGTCCCCTCTGGGAGCCTGATGGAGAGATTCTTATCTGACGTCATCCAGCATCACCCGCACCGCTACAACGACCctcg CCCCACCCACGCTGACCTGCCATCTCTGAGCAGCCCGCTGGTTCCCAGGGAGGAGCTATTGGATCTCTGCGCCAGCAACGATGACGGGGCGTCGTTCGGAACCCGAGAGCACATGCCCAGCTCTGACGACTCATCCTGTCAGCTCGTTTACGTACAGGAAGCGGATGTTGCCTCGGAAACAAGGACCAGCCAACCAGAAGAAGGTAGAGGGGGAAATGTGGGGTCAGAGAGGTTAACCCCAACTGCTCCAGACCAGGATATAAGACCAAGTTCTGAGGAAgggactcactcacacacaccttcccCGGACCACTTACCAACACACCCCACGAGACCTTGTAGCCAGAAGCAAACCCCTCCGCTCCACCGGAAAGCACACAGGAAGACCAAccggcggagagagagagggagcaactcctcttcctccatccatcctccctgctCCCCCGCTTCTCCACGGTTGTGTGCTACCCCAATGGACCAGATAACCCAGGAAACACCAGAGAACCAGCCTCCCTACAGGCCGAGGGACCGGACCCCGGACCCCAAGCCCCGGACGGTAAACACTGGCTGGGCCGCGTGGGCGGGGGTGCCCCCATGGAGGCGGAGGGAGACCCAGAAGGAGCAGGCGTTCTCCAGTGACCACTCCGACCCTGAGGGGGACACGATAGAGGAGGTGATCCAGAGACACTGCTACGGCCGCAGTCCCACACAACACCACCAGAGGGACCACAACACATggacagggggggagagaggagagccaaGGGGGGATACGGACAGCTTCCACCTTAGCCTCCCTGGCTCACTGGGAGTGGGTTCGGGATCGGATGAGGACTGGGATACCCCTGTGCAGGTGGCTATTGGGAGGGGGCAGGAGCGGAGGAAGGACATCCCTGTGGTCGTGGGCTTAAGGCAGGGTGGAGGGGAGCAGGAGGGCAGGGCCCTGGCCTGTCTCATGGAGGTACAGGTGAACATGGAGGACCAGATGTACACCAGCCAGCTGGATTCTGCCCTCAACCCTGAGACTAGGACAGCGGGGGAGGCAgggatgggggagacagagggagaaatggaACGAACAGTGGAGGAGATTCTCCCTGCACTCCCCCACATCCCTGTGTCCTTCCTGGGGAAGACGTGGACCCAGGTGCTACTGGAGGACGAGCAGAAGGTGGAGAACATGGTCCGAGAGTTCCGACAAGGAAGGTTCATCTGCTACTTCAAAAGCGAATCCCTCGCCAG GCATGGGAAGCGGAGCAGCAGAGATATGGAGCGTGGCCAGAAGGAGGGGTTGGAAGATGGGGGGTGGGTTCCCCTTGGTGACCATGACAATGAAGATGACGACCCAGAATGCcacaggagggggagggaggtgttTAGGCGGAGGAAAGTTAGTAGGAGTTATCGCCTGGCGTCCAGGTGTCAGGTGGTCAAAGTGAGTCACGGGACACAGACTACAGCAGCCATCATCCCCACCATCCGACAGAGAACGCTGGACCAGACGGGCACATCCCCGGACATCCTAACGCTGCCCTGTCAGGACCCCGGCGTTGACCAGGAGAAGACCCCAGAGATGAAGACAAGGCTGTGCTCTCTCCGCCTGCCTGTCTCCTACTCCCGCATCATGACCCCCCTGCAGCCCAAAACCACCCTGATCtatgtcctctcctcccccgaAACCCCTCCCTTTGACCCCAAGCCCCGCCTCAGACCTATCGCCAGGGGCAACCGCGGCAGGAAAAGGTCATGTGACTGGTGTGAAGGCGACGTGGGGGCCAAGGTCAAATACAAAAGGGTTCCTCTGAGGTACTATGACCCTGCCACACACCGCATTCTGAAGACTCCCCCCAAGGGCTTGaatctcaccccctcctcctctggccTCCCCAGACCCCCCCAGTCCCACGTGGTCAGACAACTGTTCAGGAGCCTGAGTCCAGACATcaatacagagagacaggggggagagggagggagagacgggtcgGGGGGTAGGAGGAGGGGTCGTAGCGGGGACAGTGTAGCGTCGGGGTCATTCTTAGAGGCAGGGGGGTCATTTGGAGCTGAAGGTCAGGGTTCATCGGAGGCAGGGTCATCTGTGACTACGCCCTTCagccgctcctctctgtccaatAGCAGCCGATTTCTACTGAGCACGCTCTCTCCCGACACAAACTCTAACCCAGAAGTGACCCGGCAGCGGAGGCGGAGAGGAGGAGAACGGAAGTTAAAGACGGACCGACCTCTAACCCCTGAGAAAGACCACTCTCCTCCGTATAGGCCTTGGACAAGAGGGGGCAGGGGAGAACGGCAACCAGCAAGACGCAGCTCAAAAAGGGGGCGACCACCTCAAATCAGCCCTCCACCTAAACCCCCACCACCCCAGGACCTCTCTCCCACAGTCCGGTCCAGGAAAGGGTCCTCGAGACGGGTCGCAGAGAGTAAGAAACTCCCAAGGCCCAAAAGCCCAGCCAGGGGGGTCACTTCAACTCCTCTGAAACAGGCCATCAGAACACCAAGCCGCCGATCGTCCCCCCGACACACCCCTGCTCCACTGCCCACCCGAACACTGAGGAGGAGCGTGAGGAGATGA